One Mercurialis annua linkage group LG3, ddMerAnnu1.2, whole genome shotgun sequence DNA window includes the following coding sequences:
- the LOC126673480 gene encoding protein REVEILLE 6-like, with protein sequence MVSKNPNPPELFYLDPNGMALPGLTPFDTTTTSTNSSSEDPSKKIRKPYTITKSRESWTEPEHDKFLEALHLFDRDWKKIEAFVGSKSVIQIRSHAQKYFLKVQKSGTNEHLPPPRPKRKAAHPYPQKASKNVSFQPSSALLEPGYIRRPDSSSVPVNPITNAAAASWTNNTPALSFSNQAKGPIVSNNCCSSTESTPKTKPIGETAEQGTRSHPLRVLPDFVQVYTFIGSVFDPNVTGHLQRLKKMDPIDVETVLLLMRNLSINLTCPEFEDHRTLLSSYEIDADVAGANKTLKDDSPKHAT encoded by the exons ATGGTCTCAAAAAACCCGAACCCGCCGGAGCTTTTCTACTTGGATCCGAACGGAATGGCCTTACCCGGACTCACACCCTTCGACACCACAACTACTTCCACCAATTCGTCGTCGGAGGATCCGTCTAAGAAGATCCGAAAACCCTATACCATCACCAAGTCAAGAGAGAGCTGGACCGAACCTGAACACGACAAGTTTCTAGAAGCTTTACATCT CTTTGACCGCGACTGGAAAAAGATCGAAGCATTTGTTGGTTCAAAATCGGTTATTCAG ATACGTAGTCATGCACAGAAATATTTTCTAAAGGTGCAGAAGAGTGGAACCAATGAACATCTGCCTCCCCCAAGGCCCAAAAGGAAGGCTGCTCATCCATATCCTCAGAAAGCTTCGAAAAATG TATCCTTTCAACCATCATCTGCTCTTCTTGAACCTGGATATATTCGAAGGCCTGATTCCTCTTCCGTGCCTGTGAACCCTATAACAAATGCTGCTGCAGCTTCTTGGACGAATAACACGCCAGCACTCAGTTTCTCAAATCAAGCAAAAG GACCAATAGTATCAAATAATTGTTGCAGTAGCACAGAGAGTACTcctaaaacaaaaccaattgggGAAACAGCTGAGCAAGGGACTCGTAGCCATCCATTACGAG TTCTGCCCGACTTTGTTCAAGTATACACCTTCATTGGTAGTGTCTTCGATCCAAATGTTACTGGTCATCTGCAGAGACTTAAAAAAATGGACCCTATAGATGTTGAAACG GTGCTGTTGCTGATGAGAAACCTCTCTATCAATCTGACCTGCCCTGAATTTGAGGACCAT AGAACACTACTCTCGTCCTATGAGATTGACGCAGATGTAGCTGGTGCAAACAAAACTCTTAAAGACGACTCACCAAAGCATGCCACATAA